A part of Drosophila ananassae strain 14024-0371.13 chromosome 2R, ASM1763931v2, whole genome shotgun sequence genomic DNA contains:
- the LOC6493037 gene encoding zinc finger CCCH domain-containing protein 3 has protein sequence MLPHLSIDEEFPPVSRKWYINPNFQMTVARMALQGQTASQPPQLQGFQGIPQQPPPAIHINPYFLQRQRAMFEEQQQLEQLKQQQPQQVSAPYFQAIPAVLPMTPVTPAPPPPPQAKIISKSSTCLVRKPPVKSVSKPVASVSAVPPPVARPLVQPPLISISKRKLVRQGAVKAAPTAKPLPPVPRTPLPAKRTRYKLVRTISLTFTPLLKKRRPLKEFVGQYALRRTNESGSPKKLSSKPQVLKRGVNKSLSMVSIHGVMYKKISKNKITKLDANRTAPMANSTSPRTLKRTLSGRTLFVSGNKFVLDPSGCRLTRVSPKSPTEVTASAPKLSINRTTLRRIDIGGLTYVASPKTQNVFIRTTNHLSRAHLITARHRSLTLLNKPLAKTNVPCAIFQKLGKCAAHSRGKCRKLHDKRQVAICPRFLRGECTKTDCLLSHNVTLEKMPVCRYFLRGVCVREDCPYLHKKLSRKTEICIDFVRGYCPRAAECNKRHEFACPELERNGKCELSDCVFCQKKPKQRLIRPRSKVIPIPDAPAGTPKDFDMEVDQPTSSRYFRCDEPIAKGAEEKIDELKDEKEGSEELQRDEEEEEESSEPTISIRKRPQLGTLPSFIPLGSEEEQ, from the exons ATGCTACCGCACCTTAGCATCGACGAAGAATTTCCGCCCGTGTCGCGGAAATGGTACATTAATCCCAATTTCCAGATGACAGTGGCACGCATGGCACTGCAAGGTCAAACGGCGTCGCAGCCTCCGCAACTGCAGGGATTCCAGGGCATTCCGCAACAACCCCCGCCTGCCATTCATATCAATCCGTATTTCCTACAGCGGCAGCGAGCCATGTtcgaggagcagcagcaactggagcaactgaagcagcagcagccccaACAGGTTTCCGCTCCCTATTTCCAAGCGATTCCCGCCGTACTTCCTATGACTCCTGTAACTCCCGCccctccaccaccaccgcaGGCCAAGATAATAAGCAAATCCAGTACCTGTTTGGTTCGAAAGCCTCCCGTGAAGTCCGTTAGTAAGCCTGTTGCTTCTGTTTCGGCTGTTCCTCCTCCTGTTGCTCGCCCTCTCGTCCAGCCGCCCTTGATCAGTATTTCAAAGCGTAAATTAGTTCGTCAAGGAGCTGTCAAGGCTGCGCCCACAGCCAAGCCCCTACCGCCTGTCCCTCGAACTCCCCTGCCTGCAAAGCGCACCAGATACAAGCTGGTCCGCACCATTTCGCTCACTTTCACTCCCCTGTTAAAGAAACGTCGTCCTCTGAAAGAGTTCGTGGGCCAATACGCCCTGAGGCGCACCAATGAATCCGGCTCACCGAAGAAGTTAAG CTCCAAGCCGCAGGTGCTTAAGCGTGGAGTCAACAAGTCCCTCAGCATGGTCAGCATACACGGAGTAATGTACAAGAAGATATCCAAAAACAAGATAACCAAGCTGGACGCCAACAGAACTGCTCCAATGGCCAACTCCACGAGTCCCAGGACACTAAAGCGAACTCTATCCGGGAGAACGCTGTTCGTTAGTGGCAACAAGTTCGTTCTCGATCCTTCGGGCTGCCGTCTGACGAGAGTTTCACCCAAATCGCCTACGGAAGTGACAGCATCTGCTCCCAAACTGAGCATAAATCGGACTACTTTGCGTCGCATTGATATTGGAGGTCTGACTTACGTAGCCTCGCCCAAGACACAGAACGTCTTTATTCGCACCACGAACCACTTGTCGCGAGCTCACCTGATTACCGCCCGACACCGTAGTCTCACACTGCTCAACAAGCCGTTGGCAAAGACCAACGTGCCTTGTGCCATTTTCCAGAAGCTAGGAAAGTGCGCTGCCCACAGTCGCGGAAAGTGTCGCAAGTTGCATGACAAGCGGCAAGTTGCCATATGTCCCAG ATTTCTGCGAGGCGAATGCACCAAGACTGACTGCCTGCTCTCGCATAATGTGACGCTCGAGAAGATGCCGGTTTGCCGGTATTTCTTGCGCGGCGTTTGTGTTCGCGAAGACTGTCCCTACCTTCACAAGAAGCTGAGCCGCAAGACTGAGATCTGTATAGACTTTGTTCGCGGCTACTGTCCGCGCGCTGCCGAG TGCAATAAGCGCCACGAGTTTGCCTGCCCAGAGTTGGAGCGCAATGGCAAATGTGAGCTCTCCGACTGCGTATTCTGTCAGAAGAAGCCCAAACAGCGATTGATAAGACCTCGTTCGAAGGTGATACCAATACCGGATGCACCTGCAGGGACTCCTAAAGATTTCGACATGGAGGTGGATCAACCCACCAGTTCGCGGTACTTCAGGTGTGATGAACCAATAGCAAAGGGTGCTGAGGAGAAGATTGACGAGTTGAAGGATGAGAAAGAGGGGTCGGAAGAGCTACAAAGAGAtgaggaagaggaggaggaatccTCAGAACCAACTATCAGTATACGTAAACGTCCCCAACTAGGTACTCTTCCCTCATTCATTCCCCTTGGCAGCGAAGAAGAACAGTAA
- the LOC6493038 gene encoding tetratricopeptide repeat protein 28, giving the protein MTNYENLINLPLNFNANNHSANNENNAKLAVAGDQLLNKMSQRDFSENEPECNPELPAANRALFLEKVRQSNAACQSGDFATAVLLYTDALQLDPGNHILYSNRSAALLKQGQFAAALQDATQARDLCPQWPKAYFRQGVALQCLGRYGEALASFASGLAQEPTNKQLMGGLVEASLKSPLRQALEPTLQQLRTMQLQESPFVVSSVVGQELLQAAQYPAAVSVLEAALRIGSCSLKLRGSVFSALSSAHWALNQLDQAIGYMQQDLAVAKSLGDTAGECRAHGNLGSAYFSQGAHKEALTAHRYQLVLAMKCKDTQAAAAALTSLGHVYTASGDYPNALASHKQCVQLFKQLGDRLQEAREIGNVGAVYLALGECDAALDCHSQHLRLARKLHDQVEEARAYSNLGSAHHQRRQFTQAAACHEQVLRIAQALGDRSMEAAAYAGLGHAARCAGDASASKRFHERQLAMALAARDKLGEGRACSNLGIVYQMLGSHDAALKLHQAHLGIARSLGDRVGMGRAYGNMARMAHMAGSYEAAVKYHKQELAINQAMNDRSAEAATHGNLAVAYQALGAHDAALTHYRAHLATARSLKDTAGEACALLNLGNCLSGRQEYEEAVPHYESYLMLAQELGDVTAEGKACHLLGYAHFCLGNYRAAVRYYDQDLALAKDAQHRPNMGRAYCNLGLAHLALGHTAAALECQQLFLAVAHATNQLPAKFRALGNIGDILIRTGSHEEAIKLYQRQLALARAAGDRSMEAAACGALGLAHRLMRRWDKALGHHTQELTLRQELGDLSGECRAHGHLGAVHMALCSWTNAVKCYQEQLERAQEQRDAAVEAQAHGNLGIARLNMAHYEAAIGCLEAQLGTLERVSLPSTQADRSRALGHLGDCYAALGDYEEAIKCHDRQLQLALGLASHRDQERAYRGLGQARRSLGQLTAALVCLEKRLVVAHELHSAEIKALAYGDLGHVHAALGNHAQALNCLEHQRELAQGLQDRALESDAMCALGQVQQRMGQHSEALELHQQDLQICTELAAPALQARALSNLGSVHEALGQQAEALKCYERQLELSSDRLAKAMACLALGRVHHQLEQHSQAVEYLRQGLASAQSMGKSEEEAKIRHQLGLALRSSGDTEGARLQLETAAQLLESVRQEQRSPETRVALYDLQTSCYHLLQQLLVALNRNEDALVAAERCKARGGAESLTGENGKTQLADSEAIQEVVNRGRMPVLYYSLAGEQLFAWLLQPQTGIVRFHAARIDAQTLQLPLSLDEEEEELEEELEQEQGEDQKTDGLLDRYINMVRDNLGVNSQSLLHEGDGSGWRASTEQLLEDLPGAGGAGGGGGFMRMVSRNHLMNSSNYSLSSLFSVGSVGGSVASLQGSTRSLSSRSSRRAPERALPTWRGPTCLHTLYNLLLAPFDDLLPCASGSGSRQGRRELILVLDSSLYLVPFAILRAAKDDGEYLSERCAILTAPSLQSLRNRPKLRRDRARPPTALVVGGPRVPSSLAERWGWAAAESPAALQEAAMVADMLQATALAGSNATKESVLAELPSAECVHFAANLSWQLGAVVLSPGDVVTADQQQQKEPLEPQLADFTLSAGELRQLRLNARLVVLSSYHSVEPITGTGVAQLAGGWLMAGAGAVLISLWPVPETAAKILLRAFYSALLQGARAARALAEAMQTVQHTKHFAHPANWAGFLLVGSNVRLSNKVALGHALCELLRTPERSRDALRVCLHLVEKSLQRIHRGQKNAMYTTQQSIENKAGPVAGWKDLLMAVGFRFEPAANGIPSSVFFPQADPEERLAQCSSSLQALLALTPATLQALAKLVHVNSAEHAEDIIAVMRNILAQFSSTPSTPGAKTDVIAETCFIEMPLSVRLWRVAGCHELLASVGFDLTEVGADQVILRTGKQANRRHCQFVLQALQALFDTREAPKGVGMDLDSAHSSSCESLAEPELDAPPVPPVASSTPSVNGSTKAPLPLHPRSAFISYVRRRGEPDGGRTEVSGGGGVTGLDSSLANTTDSEHSLSDGYATQSAGGLSNPRLGYASMRAPVRVSRPGGGGESDAAFTPSPPVTDPSLSLALAHQTRIRSLYSQTSSMAPTAPLSNRRPDSSSSASSTTDWEGSGHATVLRRGGSVAMPQQQPPLPPPRPPPTYHNLGGRTKPKIKLGSAQTSLAARVNKEHALFMDRLSVRTELSAPAGGNNSGAGVRKPLALPEEEEVSNVVFNPSSLYFSQSDADLLSEPKPEEQAPATNSKSSSKCLQDSMMRHMNRELTPSISELYHERNLGLGLAPPLSKLLLSPNYEEQEVVVGMGESKSLADAVSELELSGSSSGATMPTVVSGAGNDGEVSTPAAEATCPICGEHADVICRCKAATIQKKSTLKPWLCNVPASSLVQASELTTADILERRLETGAPFAVDLCRRDEGDGRSVADSQCSSNYKRILASATSGGAVSLTEAEPQSAPSGATCSSARLV; this is encoded by the exons ATGACGAATTATGAGAATCTTATAAATTTGCCATTAAACTTTAATGCAAATAATCACTCGGCGAATAATGAGAACAATGCCAAACTTGCCGTAGCCGGCGATCAGCTGCTGAATAAGATGTCGCAGCGGGATTTCTCTGAG AACGAACCGGAATGCAACCCGGAGCTTCCCGCCGCCAATCGTGCCCTCTTTCTGGAGAAAGTCCGCCAATCGAATGCGGCCTGCCAGAGCGGTGACTTTGCCACGGCGGTGCTGCTCTACACGGATGCCCTCCAGCTGGATCCGGGCAACCACATCCTCTACAGCAATCGCTCCGCCGCTCTGCTTAAACAGGGACAGTTTGCTGCCGCCTTGCAGGATGCCACGCAGGCGCGAGATCTGTGTCCCCAGTGGCCCAAGGCCTACTTCCGCCAGGGAGTGGCCCTCCAGTGCCTGGGACGCTATGGGGAGGCACTGGCCTCCTTTGCCTCCGGTCTGGCCCAGGAGCCGACGAACAAGCAACTAATGGGCGGCTTGGTAGAGGCATCTTTGAAGAGTCCTCTGCGGCAGGCACTGGAACCCACGCTCCAGCAGCTCCGCACAATGCAGCTGCAGGAGTCACCATTTGTGGTCAGCTCGGTAGTGGGGCAGGAGCTCCTTCAGGCTGCCCAGTACCCCGCTGCCGTGTCCGTTTTGGAGGCGGCTCTGAGGATTGGCAGCTGTTCGTTGAAGTTGCGTGGCTCTGTCTTTAGTGCTTTGAGCTCCGCCCACTGGGCATTGAATCAGCTGGACCAGGCCATCGGCTATATGCAGCAGGACCTGGCAGTCGCCAAATCTCTGGGAGATACGGCTGGGGAGTGCCGGGCTCATGGTAATCTAGGATCAGCTTACTTCAGTCAAGGTGCCCACAAAGAGGCACTCACAGCTCATCGCTATCAGTTGGTCCTGGCCATGAAGTGCAAGGACACGCAAGCGGCAGCTGCAGCTCTGACCTCCCTGGGACACGTTTACACAGCTAGCGGGGACTACCCCAACGCCCTGGCCTCCCACAAGCAGTGTGTTCAGCTCTTCAAGCAGTTGGGAGATCGCCTGCAAGAGGCCCGGGAGATTGGCAATGTGGGTGCCGTCTACTTGGCACTGG GAGAATGTGATGCTGCTTTGGATTGCCACTCCCAGCACTTGAGACTGGCCCGGAAGCTCCACGACCAAGTGGAGGAGGCCAGAGCGTACTCGAATCTAGGATCTGCCCATCACCAGCGTCGCCAGTTCACCCAGGCGGCGGCATGCCACGAGCAAGTCCTGCGCATTGCCCAGGCTTTAGGAGATCGATCCATGGAGGCGGCTGCCTATGCGGGATTGGGACATGCTGCCCGCTGTGCCGGGGATGCCAGTGCCTCGAAGAGATTCCATGAACGGCAACTGGCCATGGCACTGGCTGCCCGCGACAAGTTGGGCGAGGGCAGAGCGTGCTCCAATCTGGGCATTGTCTACCAGATGCTGGGATCCCACGACGCAGCTCTGAAACTGCACCAAGCCCACTTGGGGATAGCCCGGTCCCTGGGCGATCGAGTGGGCATGGGAAGGGCCTACGGCAACATGGCCAGAATGGCCCACATGGCGGGATCCTACGAGGCGGCGGTGAAATACCACAAGCAGGAGCTGGCTATAAACCAGGCGATGAACGACCGGAGTGCCGAGGCAGCCACCCACGGTAACCTAGCGGTGGCCTACCAGGCCCTGGGAGCCCATGACGCCGCTCTGACCCATTACCGTGCCCACTTGGCCACTGCCAGGTCACTTAAGGACACTGCAGGCGAGGCGTGTGCACTGCTGAACCTGGGTAACTGCCTCAGCGGGAGGCAAGAGTACGAGGAGGCGGTGCCCCACTACGAGAGCTACCTAATGCTGGCCCAGGAGCTGGGCGACGTGACCGCCGAGGGCAAGGCGTGTCACCTGCTCGGCTATGCCCACTTCTGTTTGGGCAACTATCGGGCGGCAGTGAGGTACTACGATCAGGATCTGGCTCTTGCGAAGGATGCCCAGCACCGACCGAACATGGGAAGGGCTTACTGCAATCTGGGATTGGCCCATCTGGCCCTGGGACACACGGCCGCAGCTCTGGAGTGCCAGCAGTTGTTCCTGGCAGTGGCTCATGCCACCAACCAGCTTCCGGCCAAGTTCCGGGCCTTGGGAAACATTGGAGACATTCTGATACGCACCGGATCCCATGAG GAGGCCATTAAACTCTACCAACGGCAATTGGCTTTGGCACGAGCTGCCGGAGATCGCTCCATGGAGGCCGCGGCCTGCGGAGCCCTGGGATTGGCTCACCGCCTGATGCGGCGGTGGGACAAGGCCCTTGGCCACCACACCCAGGAGTTGACTTTACGCCAAGAGCTGGGAGACCTTTCCGGGGAGTGTCGTGCCCATGGACACTTGGGTGCGGTGCACATGGCCCTTTGTAGCTGGACGAATGCAGTGAAGTGCTACCAGGAGCAGTTGGAGCGAGCCCAGGAGCAGCGGGATGCGGCTGTCGAGGCACAGGCTCATGGAAATCTGGGAATAGCTCGACTCAATATGGCGCACTACGAGGCGGCCATCGGATGCCTGGAGGCGCAGCTCGGAACTCTGGAGCGGGTATCCTTGCCATCCACCCAGGCCGATCGGTCGAGAGCTCTGGGCCATCTGGGCGACTGCTATGCCGCTCTAGGGGACTACGAAGAAGCCATCAAATGCCATGACAGGCAGCTGCAGCTTGCATTGGGCCTGGCTAGCCACCGGGATCAGGAGCGGGCCTATCGAGGATTAGGGCAGGCACGTCGTTCGCTGGGACAGCTTACCGCGGCTCTGGTTTGTCTCGAGAAGCGTCTAGTGGTGGCCCACGAACTCCACAGTGCTGAGATAAAAGCCCTGGCCTATGGAGACCTGGGACATGTTCACGCCGCCTTGGGAAATCATGCCCAGGCACTTAACTGCCTGGAACATCAGCGAGAACTCGCGCAGGGACTGCAGGATCGCGCCCTGGAATCGGATGCTATGTGTGCACTGGGTCAAGTCCAGCAGCGGATGGGTCAACACTCAGAGGCCCTGGAGCTGCACCAGCAGGATCTCCAGATCTGCACTGAGCTGGCAGCTCCTGCCCTGCAGGCCCGAGCTTTGAGTAATCTTGGATCGGTCCATGAGGCACTGGGTCAGCAGGCAGAAGCCCTTAAGTGCTACGAGCGCCAATTGGAGCTTAGCTCGGACCGTTTGGCCAAGGCCATGGCCTGTCTGGCTCTGGGAAGAGTTCACCACCAGCTGGAGCAGCACTCCCAGGCGGTGGAGTACCTGCGACAGGGACTGGCGAGCGCCCAATCCATGGGAAAGTCAGAGGAGGAGGCCAAGATAAGACATCAATTAG GTCTTGCCCTTCGCTCCTCTGGTGATACCGAAGGCGCTCGTCTTCAACTGGAGACAGCTGCCCAACTTCTGGAGTCAGTGCGTCAGGAGCAGCGCAGTCCCGAGACTCGAGTGGCTCTGTACGATCTGCAAACCAGTTGCTACCATCTTCTCCAGCAGCTACTGGTAGCCCTGAATCGCAACGAGGACGCCCTGGTGGCCGCCGAAAGGTGTAAAGCCCGTGGCGGAGCTGAATCCTTAACAGGAGAGAACGGAAAAACACAACTGGCGGATAGCGAGGCCATCCAGGAGGTGGTAAACCGTGGTCGGATGCCCGTGCTTTATTACAGTCTTGCCGGAGAGCAGCTCTTCGCTTGGCTGCTGCAACCGCAGACGGGAATTGTGCGTTTCCATGCGGCACGTATCGATGCCCAGACCCTTCAGCTGCCACTCTCTCTGgacgaagaggaggaggaactggaggaagagctggagcaggagcaaGGGGAGGATCAGAAGACCGACGGCCTCCTTGACCGCTACATAAACATGGTGCGGGATAACCTCGGCGTGAACTCCCAGAGTCTTCTCCATGAGGGTGACGGAAGTGGTTGGCGTGCCAGTACGGAACAGCTCCTGGAGGATCTTCCAGGAGCTGGAGGTGCCGGAGGCGGCGGAGGTTTCATGCGCATGGTGAGCCGGAACCACTTGATGAACTCCTCCAACTACTCGCTGAGTTCCCTGTTCTCCGTGGGCTCCGTTGGTGGCTCCGTGGCCAGTCTTCAGGGATCCACCCGCTCCCTAAGTAGTCGCAGTTCCCGCAGAGCTCCAGAGAGAGCTCTGCCCACCTGGCGAGGACCTACCTGTCTGCACACCCTCTACAACCTCCTACTCGCTCCATTTGATGATTTGTTGCCCTGCGCATCCGGATCAGGAAGTCGCCAGGGCAGGCGGGAGCTTATCCTGGTTTTGGATAGCTCGCTCTACCTGGTACCCTTTGCCATCCTCCGAGCAGCCAAGGACGATGGGGAGTACCTGTCCGAGCGATGTGCCATCCTCACAGCTCCTTCGCTGCAATCCCTGAGAAACCGCCCGAAACTCCGTCGGGATCGGGCCCGTCCTCCTACGGCTTTAGTGGTGGGTGGACCTCGTGTTCCCAGTTCCCTGGCGGAAAGATGGGGCTGGGCAGCCGCTGAATCCCCCGCAGCTTTGCAGGAGGCCGCAATGGTGGCGGATATGTTGCAGGCCACCGCTTTGGCAGGTTCCAATGCCACCAAGGAGTCCGTTTTGGCCGAGTTGCCTTCGGCTGAGTGTGTCCATTTTGCGGCCAATCTCAGTTGGCAATTGGGCGCCGTTGTCCTGAGTCCTGGCGATGTGGTGACCGCcgaccagcaacagcaaaaaGAGCCACTGGAACCACAGTTAGCGGACTTCACCCTCTCCGCCGGAGAACTGCGTCAGTTGCGTCTCAACGCCCGTTTGGTGGTTCTGAGTTCGTACCACTCCGTGGAACCGATCACAGGAACTGGAGTGGCCCAATTGGCGGGTGGTTGGCTGATGGCCGGAGCTGGAGCTGTCCTTATCTCACTGTGGCCGGTTCCGGAGACGGCGGCCAAGATCCTCTTGCGTGCCTTCTACTCGGCGCTTTTGCAAGGAGCTCGGGCAGCACG AGCTTTGGCGGAAGCCATGCAGACCGTTCAGCACACCAAGCACTTTGCCCACCCGGCCAATTGGGCCGGATTCCTGCTCGTCGGCAGCAACGTGCGCCTCTCCAACAAGGTGGCTCTGGGTCACGCCCTTTGCGAGCTTCTGAGAACCCCAGAACGGAGCCGAGATGCGCTTCGTGTCTGCCTGCACCTGGTGGAGAAGAGCTTGCAACGGATCCATCGTGGTCAGAAAAATGCCATGTACACCACACAGCAGAGTATCGAGAATAAGGCTGGACCGGTGGCCGGTTGGAAGGATCTTCTGATGGCCGTTGGTTTTCGGTTTGAACCCGCCGCCAATGGCATTCCTTCGAGCGTCTTCTTCCCACAAGCagaccccgaggagcgactGGCGCAGTGCTCTTCCAGCTTGCAGGCTCTACTCGCCCTGACTCCCGCCACTCTACAGGCTCTAGCCAAATTGGTtcacgtgaacagcgccgaGCACGCTGAAGACATCATCGCCGTAATGCGCAACATCCTGGCCCAGTTTTCAAGCACCCCGTCCACTCCTGGTGCCAAGACTGATGTCATTGCCGAAACATGCTTCATTGAGATGCCGCTGAGTGTTCGTCTGTGGAGGGTAGCCGGATGCCATGAGCTGCTCGCATCCGTTGGCTTCGATTTGACGGAAGTGGGTGCCGACCAGGTCATCCTCCGCACTGGAAAGCAAGCCAACCGCCGGCACTGCCAGTTTGTGCTCCAAGCACTTCAAGCTTTGTTTG ACACCCGCGAGGCTCCCAAAGGTGTGGGAATGGATCTGGACTCCGCCCACAGCAGCAGTTGCGAGTCGCTGGCCGAACCTGAATTGGATGCTCCCCCAGTTCCACCCGTAGCCAGTAGTACTCCTTCTGTGAATGGATCTACGAAGGCACCTCTGCCCCTGCATCCGCGCAGTGCCTTTATATCATATGTGCGACGACGTGGAGAACCAGATGGCGGACGCACGGAGGTCAGCGGAGGTGGAGGAGTTACAGGCTTGGACTCCAGCCTGGCCAACACCACCGATAGCGAGCACTCGCTCTCCGATGGCTACGCCACCCAGTCAGCAGGTGGACTCTCCAATCCCCGTCTGGGTTATGCCAGCATGCGTGCTCCGGTGAGGGTTTCACGCCCGGGAGGAGGTGGGGAAAGCGATGCTGCTTTCACGCCAAGTCCACCCGTTACCGATCCGAGCTTGTCCCTGGCTCTGGCTCACCAGACCCGCATTAGAAGCCTCTACTCCCAGACCAGCTCGATGGCTCCCACAGCTCCCTTATCCAATAGACGCCCGGATAGCTCCAGCTCGGCCAGCAGCACTACCGACTGGGAGGGATCGGGTCATGCCACTGTTCTGCGACGCGGAGGTAGTGTCGCCAtgccacagcagcagccaccactTCCACCGCCTCGACCTCCGCCAACCTACCACAACTTGGGCGGCAGGACCAAGCCGAAGATCAAGTTGGGTAGTGCCCAGACCTCCCTGGCAGCCAGGGTGAACAAGGAGCACGCCCTCTTCATGGATCGCCTGAGCGTGAGGACTGAGCTGAGTGCTCCGGCCGGAGGCAACAATTCCGGAGCGGGAGTCAGAAAACCCCTGGCCTtgccggaggaggaggaagtcTCCAATGTGGTCTTCAATCCATCGAGCCTGTACTTCTCCCAATCCGACGCCGATCTCCTCAGCGAGCCGAAGCCCGAGGAGCAGGCTCCGGCAACGAACTCCAAGTCGAGTTCCAAGTGCTTGCAGGACAGCATGATGCGTCACATGAACCGCGAACTGACGCCCAGCATATCGGAGCTATACCACGAACGCAATCTGGGATTGGGTCTGGCCCCGCCGCTCTCCAAGCTCCTGCTCAGCCCCAACTACGAAGAGCAGGAGGTGGTGGTCGGCATGGGTGAAAGTAAATCCCTAGCGGATGCTGTAAGCGAACTAGAACTGAGCGGCAGCTCCTCGGGCGCCACCATGCCTACAGTGGTTAGTGGTGCGGGTAACGATGGTGAAGTATCCACTCCAGCTGCCGAAGCCACCTGTCCCATCTGTGGGGAGCACGCCGATGTGATCTGCCGCTGCAAGGCGGCCACCATCCAGAAGAAGAGCACTCTCAAGCCGTGGCTCTGCAATGTGCCCGCCAGTAGCTTAGTTCAGGCCAGCGAACTGACCACGGCGGACATCCTGGAGCGACGCCTGGAGACGGGAGCCCCGTTCGCCGTCGATCTTTGTCGCCGGGATGAGGGCGACGGGCGTTCGGTGGCGGACTCGCAGTGCAGCAGCAACTATAAAAGGATCCTGGCCAGTGCTACCAGTGGCGGAGCAGTCAGTCTGACGGAAGCCGAGCCCCAGAGTGCACCTTCGGGGGCCACCTGCTCCTCCGCTCGCCTTGTCTAA